One segment of Palaemon carinicauda isolate YSFRI2023 chromosome 35, ASM3689809v2, whole genome shotgun sequence DNA contains the following:
- the LOC137627574 gene encoding 110 kDa antigen-like has product MTTRRQIEDLNTRSQIEDLNTGSQIEETNTRNQIEETNTRSQIKESNTRSRIEDSNNRSQIEETNIRSQIEESNTRRQIEKTNTRSQIKESNTRSQIEDSNNRSQIEETNIRSQIEESNTRRQIEKTNTRSQIKDSNTRNQIEETNEPDRGIEYQETDRENKYQEPDQGFEYQEPDRGNKCQEPDRGIEYQEPDQENEYQELDRGIKYQKPDPGNEYQKPDRGNKYKEPDRQFEYQEPDGGNEYQEPDRENEYQEQDRGIEYQKPDRGFEYRKSQIDNSNTMSQIEETNIRSQIEERIPGARSRKRIPGEPDQQFEYQEPDRGNEYQEPDRGNKYLEPDQ; this is encoded by the exons ATGACTACCAGGAGACAGATCGAGGATTTGAATACCAGAAGCCAGATCGAGGATTTGAATACCGGGAGCCAGATCGAGGAAACGAATACCAGGAACCAGATTGAGGAAACGAATACCAGGAGCCAGATCAAGGAATCGAATACCAGAAGCCGGATCGAGGATTCGAATAACAGGAGCCAGATCGAGGAAACTAATATCAGGAGCCAGATCGAGGAATCGAATACCAGGAGACAGATCGAGAAAACAAATACCAGGAGCCAGATCAAGGAATCTAATACCAGAAGCCAGATCGAGGATTCGAATAACAGGAGCCAGATCGAGGAAACTAATATCAGGAGCCAGATCGAGGAATCGAATACCAGGAGACAGATCGAGAAAACAAATACCAGGAGCCAGATCAAGGATTCGAATACCAGGAACCAGATCGAGGAAACAAAT GAGCCAGATCGAGGAATCGAATACCAGGAGACAGATCGAGAAAACAAATACCAGGAGCCAGATCAAGGATTCGAATACCAGGAACCAGATCGAGGAAACAAATGTCAGGAGCCAGATCGAGGAATCGAATACCAGGAGCCAGATCAAGAAAACGAATACCAGGAGCTAGATAGAGGAATCAAATACCAGAAGCCAGATCCAGGAAACGAATACCAGAAGCCAGATCGAGGTAACAAATACAAGGAGCCAGATCGACAGTTCGAATACCAGGAACCAGATGGAGGAAACGAATATCAGGAGCCAGATCGAGAAAACGAATACCAGGAGCAAGATAGAGGAATCGAATACCAGAAGCCAGATCGAGGATTTGAATACCGAAA GAGCCAGATCGACAATTCGAATACCATGAGCCAGATCGAGGAAACGAATATCAGGAGCCAGATCGAGGAACGAATACCAGGAGCCAGATCGAGGAAACGAATACCAGGA GAGCCAGATCAACAATTCGAATACCAGGAGCCAGATCGAGGAAACGAATACCAGGAGCCAGATCGAGGAAACAAATACCTGGAGCCAGATCAATGA